The following are encoded together in the Desulfomonilaceae bacterium genome:
- a CDS encoding potassium transporter Kup has translation MTQKKPQNDDSQATTNKRLAGLSLLALGVVFGDIATSPIYAMRECFHGEYGIPVNHANVMGILSLMFWALVMIVCLKYLIFVFRADNHGEGGVLALTALVRGQNQSSQSGPRFSVVVLGIFGACLLYGDGMITPAISVLSAVEGIGMVTPLFGPYVIPITIAILLGLFLIQSHGTAGVGRLFGPVILVWLCFLAVSGAVQVAGAPQVLSAIFPWHAVQFLICNKAHGFLVLGAVFLVVTGTEALYADMGHFGTLPIRLTWFAIVFPALVLNYFGQGAILLVSPEAAHHPFYAMAPSWAMAPTVLLATLSTIIASQAVISSAFSLTRQAIQMGYLPRLNIRHTSATQIGQVYVAPINWMLMVCTVGLVAGFQSSSKLAAAYGVAVTSTMLITTTLFYFVARRRWRWPLLWALSLSGLFLLVDISFFAANIGKIFHGAWFPIAIGAIFFTLMITWSNGRRIVGSKLRKIMPPVHQFVVDLGSHPPNKIDADAVFLTGSRNVTPVALAKNIRHNNVVHKTTVLLHFRVEDVPRVPNFEKVQTEKLPGGFYRIVARFGFMEEPRIENVLTLARGQGLDIDPEKTSFYIGRENLVMAEKSSMARWRSNLFIIMSRNATDASSFFGLPPDQVVEIGVRLAI, from the coding sequence GTGACCCAAAAAAAGCCGCAAAATGATGACTCTCAGGCCACTACAAACAAGCGTCTGGCTGGCCTGTCATTGCTTGCGCTCGGCGTGGTCTTTGGCGATATCGCTACCAGTCCTATATATGCTATGCGGGAATGTTTCCACGGAGAATACGGAATTCCCGTGAACCATGCCAATGTGATGGGGATTTTGTCTCTTATGTTTTGGGCGCTTGTAATGATTGTCTGCTTGAAATACTTGATATTCGTTTTTCGGGCGGACAACCACGGGGAAGGAGGTGTCCTTGCCTTAACAGCGTTGGTCCGCGGTCAAAATCAATCTTCCCAAAGCGGACCCCGGTTTAGCGTTGTCGTACTGGGCATCTTTGGGGCGTGCCTGCTGTATGGGGACGGCATGATCACTCCTGCTATTTCTGTTTTGAGCGCTGTAGAAGGTATTGGTATGGTTACCCCGCTATTTGGCCCCTATGTTATCCCAATCACCATTGCGATTCTTCTTGGCTTGTTCCTGATCCAGAGTCACGGGACAGCCGGCGTAGGCAGACTTTTCGGGCCTGTGATTCTGGTTTGGCTCTGTTTCCTTGCTGTTTCTGGAGCGGTACAGGTGGCTGGCGCACCACAGGTACTATCCGCGATTTTCCCGTGGCATGCCGTCCAGTTTCTGATTTGCAACAAAGCGCACGGGTTTTTGGTCTTGGGAGCCGTCTTTTTGGTAGTCACGGGAACCGAAGCGCTCTACGCTGATATGGGGCATTTTGGCACACTCCCAATTCGCCTTACCTGGTTTGCCATCGTCTTCCCTGCGCTCGTGTTAAATTATTTCGGACAGGGAGCCATTCTCCTGGTTAGCCCGGAAGCCGCTCATCATCCGTTCTATGCCATGGCGCCTTCGTGGGCCATGGCCCCGACAGTGTTGTTGGCTACCCTGTCCACAATCATCGCCTCCCAGGCGGTCATCAGCAGCGCCTTTTCCCTGACCCGTCAGGCCATCCAAATGGGATACCTGCCGCGTTTGAACATCCGGCATACCTCCGCTACTCAAATCGGCCAGGTATATGTGGCCCCGATCAACTGGATGCTCATGGTTTGCACTGTCGGACTGGTAGCCGGTTTTCAGTCTTCCAGCAAGCTTGCCGCCGCATACGGGGTAGCTGTGACGTCGACCATGCTCATTACCACGACGCTGTTTTATTTTGTGGCCCGCCGTCGATGGCGTTGGCCTCTGCTTTGGGCATTGTCGCTATCAGGGCTATTTTTGCTGGTGGACATCTCGTTTTTTGCGGCAAACATCGGCAAAATTTTTCATGGAGCCTGGTTCCCTATAGCCATAGGAGCGATATTCTTCACATTGATGATTACCTGGTCCAACGGACGCCGGATCGTGGGCAGTAAGTTGCGTAAAATCATGCCGCCGGTTCATCAGTTCGTCGTCGACCTAGGTAGCCACCCTCCCAACAAAATCGATGCTGATGCGGTTTTCTTGACCGGAAGTCGAAACGTTACTCCCGTTGCGCTGGCAAAGAACATCAGGCATAACAATGTCGTACACAAAACAACCGTTTTGCTGCATTTTCGTGTTGAGGACGTCCCCCGGGTTCCTAATTTCGAAAAGGTCCAGACTGAAAAATTGCCTGGAGGATTTTACCGCATTGTGGCCCGCTTTGGTTTTATGGAAGAACCTCGGATTGAAAATGTGCTGACATTGGCGCGAGGGCAGGGTTTGGACATAGATCCGGAAAAAACAAGTTTTTACATCGGGCGTGAAAACCTGGTTATGGCGGAAAAAAGTAGTATGGCGCGCTGGCGCTCTAACCTCTTCATTATCATGTCCCGCAACGCTACAGACGCCAGCTCGTTTTTCGGTCTTCCACCTGATCAAGTGGTGGAGATCGGCGTTCGGCTGGCGATCTGA